A section of the Phacochoerus africanus isolate WHEZ1 chromosome 4, ROS_Pafr_v1, whole genome shotgun sequence genome encodes:
- the DIRAS1 gene encoding GTP-binding protein Di-Ras1, with protein sequence MPEQSNDYRVVVFGAGGVGKSSLVLRFVKGTFRDTYIPTIEDTYRQVISCDKSVCTLQITDTTGSHQFPAMQRLSISKGHAFILVFSVTSKQSLEELGPIYKLIVQIKGSVEDIPVMLVGNKCDETQREVDTREAQAVAQEWKCAFMETSAKMNYNVKELFQELLTLETRRNMSLNIDGKRSSKQKRTDRIKGKCVLM encoded by the coding sequence ATGCCTGAGCAGAGCAACGACTACCGAGTGGTGGTGTTCGGGGCGGGTGGCGTGGGCAAGAGCTCGCTGGTGCTGCGCTTCGTCAAGGGCACATTCCGGGACACCTACATCCCCACCATTGAGGACACCTACCGGCAGGTCATCAGCTGTGACAAGAGCGTGTGCACGCTGCAGATCACCGATACCACAGGCAGCCACCAGTTCCCAGCAATGCAGCGGCTGTCCATCTCCAAGGGCCATGCCTTCATCCTGGTCTTCTCAGTCACCAGCAAGCAGTCGCTGGAGGAGCTGGGCCCCATCTACAAGCTCATCGTGCAGATCAAGGGCAGTGTGGAGGACATCCCCGTCATGCTGGTGGGCAACAAGTGCGACGAGACGCAGCGGGAGGTGGACACCCGCGAGGCCCAGGCCGTGGCCCAGGAGTGGAAGTGCGCCTTCATGGAGACGTCAGCCAAGATGAACTATAACGTCAAGGAGCTCTTCCAAGAGCTGCTTACGCTGGAGACACGCCGGAACATGAGCCTAAACATCGACGGCAAGCGCTCCAGCAAACAGAAGAGGACAGACCGCATCAAGGGCAAATGCGTCCTCATGTGA